The following are from one region of the Populus trichocarpa isolate Nisqually-1 chromosome 8, P.trichocarpa_v4.1, whole genome shotgun sequence genome:
- the LOC7488023 gene encoding uncharacterized protein LOC7488023 isoform X1 has product MAGPEAETGRAVPDVEAVLDFLRKNGLRDAELALKEDMIERSNELGSFDFEKFLFVLPPVRVPASVRPLDVEEGGGAVERLRSSSGSPSDDEFVSLGSSTSASEVYSSEFSNPYGLHSTSQANSETSSDRLSQFGTARDYPDFDMQNDSYWYDEKEEGHFMSPCFNGPDYFGCPSEDKFVMTSETGKQFENSLGLYDKSEGETQGNIDYLDKQCLYNVTSVNNKNEAQSMNYHHDFDKKNQLEGDIDRDGSSAHNCKFFTETGGIYGKNSVDCIYTSSKGPDLGDFQLKVGESPTDYDTVPVHMENKNANYYGIKGSKSDWIEGFKSTSGIVENGIDDFEVGDGGGVNGEAHELAAAIGGEDVNANELLMYYNQEDEYEVFNLRVIHRKNRTGFEENKDLPIVLNTVIAGRYYVTEYLGSAAFSKVIQAHDLHTGIDVCLKIIKNDKDFFDQSLDEIKLLKIVNKLDPADERHILRLYDYFYHQEHLFIVCELLKANLYEFQKFNQESGGEAYFTLSRLQVITRQCVEALEYLHDLGIIHCDLKPENILIKSYRKCEIKVIDLGSSCFKSDNLCLYVQSRSYRAPEVILGLPYDQKIDLWSLGCILAELCSGEVLFPNDAVVMILTRMIGMLGPLDPEMLETGQETHKYFTEEYDLYHLNEETNQVEYLIPEESSLEHHLQVSDVGFIDFVRDLLELNPLRRPTAREALEHPWLSHSY; this is encoded by the exons ATGGCGGGACCAGAAGCAGAAACAGGACGAGCAGTCCCGGACGTGGAAGCAGTGCTGGATTTTCTACGCAAAAATGGTTTAAGGGACGCAGAGTTGGCTCTTAAAGAGGACATGATCGAGAGAAGTAATGAACTGGGCTCCTTCGACTTTGAGAAGTTCTTGTTTGTATTGCCACCCGTGAGGGTTCCGGCGAGTGTCCGGCCGCTGGATGTGGAAGAAGGTGGTGGCGCCGTTGAGAGGCTGAGATCGAGTTCTGGGTCTCCGTCGGACGATGAGTTTGTTAGCTTGGGGTCTTCTACCAGTGCTAGTGAAGTGTACTCTTCAG AATTCTCAAATCCATATGGACTTCATTCCACATCGCAGGCTAATTCAGAAACTTCATCTGACAGGCTCTCTCAGTTTGGCACAGCACGTGATTACCCAGATTTCGATATGCAAAATGACTCTTATTGGTATGATGAGAAAGAGGAAGGGCACTTCATGAGTCCCTGCTTCAATGGCCCAGACTACTTTGGCTGTCCAAGCGAGGATAAGTTTGTCATGACATCTGAGACTGGGAAGCAATTTGAGAATTCCTTGGGCTTGTATGATAAATCTGAAGGTGAAACACAAGGAAACATCGATTACTTGGATAAGCAGTGTCTTTACAATGTCACATCTGTGAATAATAAAAACGAGGCTCAATCTATGAATTATCATcatgattttgataaaaaaaaccagctTGAAGGAGACATTGATAGGGACGGTAGTTCAGCCCACAATTGCAAATTCTTCACAGAAACAGGAGGGATTTATGGCAAGAATTCTGTTGACTGTATCTATACGAGCTCCAAGGGACCTGATTTAGGTGACTTTCAGTTAAAAGTTGGGGAAAGCCCTACTGATTATGATACAGTTCCTGTGCATATGGAAAACAAGAATGCTAACTACTATGGTATAAAAGGTTCCAAAAGTGACTGGATTGAAGGGTTTAAAAGTACCTCTGGCATTGTAGAAAATGGAATTGATGACTTTGAAGTTGGAGATGGTGGAGGAGTAAATGGAGAAGCCCATGAGCTTGCAGCTGCTATTGGTGGAGAAGATGTTAATGCTAACGAACTTTTGATGTACTATAACCAGGAGGATGAATATGAAGTTTTCAATCTGCGAGTTATACACAGGAAAAACAG GACTGGATTCGAGGAAAACAAGGATCTGCCTATTGTGCTAAATACTGTCATTGCAGGCAGATATTATGTCACTGAATACCTAGGTTCAGCTGCTTTCAGTAAGGTCATTCAGGCACATGATCTTCATACAGGAATAGATGTTTGCCTGAAGATTATTAAAAATGACAAAGATTTTTTCGATCAGAGTCTAGATGAAATTAAGCTTCTGAAAATAGTGAACAAGCTTGATCCGGCTGATGAACGTCACATTCTGCGCCTTTATGACTACTTCTATCACCAA GAGCATCTCTTCATCGTTTGTGAACTCCTTAAGGCGAACTTGTATGAATTTCAGAAATTTAATCAAGAATCAGGTGGTGAAGCTTACTTCACTCTCAGCAGATTGCAG GTCATAACCCGTCAGTGTGTGGAGGCACTAGAATACTTGCATGACTTGGGAATTATTCACTGTGATTTAAAGCCCGAAAACATTCTTATAAAGAGTTATAGGAAATGCGAGATAAAGGTTATTGATCTTGGAAGCAGTTGCTTTAAGTCGGACAACTTATGCCTATATGTACAATCTCGTTCCTATAGAGCCCCTGAAGTCATTCTAGGTCTCCCCTATGACCAAAAGATTGACTTATGGTCTCTCGGCTGCATCTTGGCTGAACTGTGCTCTGGGGAA GTGCTCTTTCCAAATGATGCAGTTGTAATGATCCTCACGCGCATGATTGGCATGCTGGGTCCTCTTGATCCAGAGATGCTGGAGACAGGACAGGAAACGCACAAGTACTTTACAGAAGAATATGATCTCTATCATTTAAATGAG GAGACAAATCAAGTAGAATACCTTATTCCTGAGGAATCCTCACTGGAACATCATCTACAAGTTTCCGACGTTGGGTTCATTGATTTCGTGAGAGACTTGCTTGAGCTCAACCCCCTGAGGCGTCCAACTGCAAGGGAGGCCCTAGAGCACCCATGGCTTTCACATTCATACTGA
- the LOC7488023 gene encoding serine/threonine-protein kinase ppk15 isoform X2, with protein MHFIEACMQNGSEILKFSNPYGLHSTSQANSETSSDRLSQFGTARDYPDFDMQNDSYWYDEKEEGHFMSPCFNGPDYFGCPSEDKFVMTSETGKQFENSLGLYDKSEGETQGNIDYLDKQCLYNVTSVNNKNEAQSMNYHHDFDKKNQLEGDIDRDGSSAHNCKFFTETGGIYGKNSVDCIYTSSKGPDLGDFQLKVGESPTDYDTVPVHMENKNANYYGIKGSKSDWIEGFKSTSGIVENGIDDFEVGDGGGVNGEAHELAAAIGGEDVNANELLMYYNQEDEYEVFNLRVIHRKNRTGFEENKDLPIVLNTVIAGRYYVTEYLGSAAFSKVIQAHDLHTGIDVCLKIIKNDKDFFDQSLDEIKLLKIVNKLDPADERHILRLYDYFYHQEHLFIVCELLKANLYEFQKFNQESGGEAYFTLSRLQVITRQCVEALEYLHDLGIIHCDLKPENILIKSYRKCEIKVIDLGSSCFKSDNLCLYVQSRSYRAPEVILGLPYDQKIDLWSLGCILAELCSGEVLFPNDAVVMILTRMIGMLGPLDPEMLETGQETHKYFTEEYDLYHLNEETNQVEYLIPEESSLEHHLQVSDVGFIDFVRDLLELNPLRRPTAREALEHPWLSHSY; from the exons ATGCATTTTATAGAAGCCTGCATGCAGAATGGAAGCGAGATACTTA AATTCTCAAATCCATATGGACTTCATTCCACATCGCAGGCTAATTCAGAAACTTCATCTGACAGGCTCTCTCAGTTTGGCACAGCACGTGATTACCCAGATTTCGATATGCAAAATGACTCTTATTGGTATGATGAGAAAGAGGAAGGGCACTTCATGAGTCCCTGCTTCAATGGCCCAGACTACTTTGGCTGTCCAAGCGAGGATAAGTTTGTCATGACATCTGAGACTGGGAAGCAATTTGAGAATTCCTTGGGCTTGTATGATAAATCTGAAGGTGAAACACAAGGAAACATCGATTACTTGGATAAGCAGTGTCTTTACAATGTCACATCTGTGAATAATAAAAACGAGGCTCAATCTATGAATTATCATcatgattttgataaaaaaaaccagctTGAAGGAGACATTGATAGGGACGGTAGTTCAGCCCACAATTGCAAATTCTTCACAGAAACAGGAGGGATTTATGGCAAGAATTCTGTTGACTGTATCTATACGAGCTCCAAGGGACCTGATTTAGGTGACTTTCAGTTAAAAGTTGGGGAAAGCCCTACTGATTATGATACAGTTCCTGTGCATATGGAAAACAAGAATGCTAACTACTATGGTATAAAAGGTTCCAAAAGTGACTGGATTGAAGGGTTTAAAAGTACCTCTGGCATTGTAGAAAATGGAATTGATGACTTTGAAGTTGGAGATGGTGGAGGAGTAAATGGAGAAGCCCATGAGCTTGCAGCTGCTATTGGTGGAGAAGATGTTAATGCTAACGAACTTTTGATGTACTATAACCAGGAGGATGAATATGAAGTTTTCAATCTGCGAGTTATACACAGGAAAAACAG GACTGGATTCGAGGAAAACAAGGATCTGCCTATTGTGCTAAATACTGTCATTGCAGGCAGATATTATGTCACTGAATACCTAGGTTCAGCTGCTTTCAGTAAGGTCATTCAGGCACATGATCTTCATACAGGAATAGATGTTTGCCTGAAGATTATTAAAAATGACAAAGATTTTTTCGATCAGAGTCTAGATGAAATTAAGCTTCTGAAAATAGTGAACAAGCTTGATCCGGCTGATGAACGTCACATTCTGCGCCTTTATGACTACTTCTATCACCAA GAGCATCTCTTCATCGTTTGTGAACTCCTTAAGGCGAACTTGTATGAATTTCAGAAATTTAATCAAGAATCAGGTGGTGAAGCTTACTTCACTCTCAGCAGATTGCAG GTCATAACCCGTCAGTGTGTGGAGGCACTAGAATACTTGCATGACTTGGGAATTATTCACTGTGATTTAAAGCCCGAAAACATTCTTATAAAGAGTTATAGGAAATGCGAGATAAAGGTTATTGATCTTGGAAGCAGTTGCTTTAAGTCGGACAACTTATGCCTATATGTACAATCTCGTTCCTATAGAGCCCCTGAAGTCATTCTAGGTCTCCCCTATGACCAAAAGATTGACTTATGGTCTCTCGGCTGCATCTTGGCTGAACTGTGCTCTGGGGAA GTGCTCTTTCCAAATGATGCAGTTGTAATGATCCTCACGCGCATGATTGGCATGCTGGGTCCTCTTGATCCAGAGATGCTGGAGACAGGACAGGAAACGCACAAGTACTTTACAGAAGAATATGATCTCTATCATTTAAATGAG GAGACAAATCAAGTAGAATACCTTATTCCTGAGGAATCCTCACTGGAACATCATCTACAAGTTTCCGACGTTGGGTTCATTGATTTCGTGAGAGACTTGCTTGAGCTCAACCCCCTGAGGCGTCCAACTGCAAGGGAGGCCCTAGAGCACCCATGGCTTTCACATTCATACTGA